CCCCAATTTCCCATATATAGTATAAGGTAACAGATTCACACTAGACTTTAAGTCAAGTAGAGCATGGCCAATTTTGGAATTCCCAATGATGTAGGAAATAGTAAGGGATCCAAGGTCTTTAAATTTTGGAGGAGTGTTGTGTTGAATTATTGCACTAACTTGCTTAGTGagaaaagctttcttcttcacactcAACTTTCTTTTAATAGTGCacaaatcctttaaaaaattaGCATAAGTGagaatctgttgaatagcatctagTGAGGGTATATTAATCCTTACTTGTTTGAATACCTCCAAAATCTCAAcctaatttttatctttatggGAAATTGCTAACCTAGTGGGAAAAGGTACAAGTGCTGAACAGGTTGTGTCTTTAGTTTGTGCAAGCACTGGGTTAGAGACCTTACCATTGTCGTCTGCTTTAGGGGTtggatttttctaaattttttccaCTTCTCAGGACTATGATAGCCTTTACTTGCTTCAAAATAGAGTCCTTTCCCATTTCTGACAATTGATGAATTTGGCTTTAAGGATTGGGTTGTGGTTGTACAggaaatttttctttctcttgaaTACTCAGGGTTGAAGTGATTTTTAACAAGGATCCCCTAAGGTTATTGAGTGCTTGGGAATTTTGGTTATTTATTATTGCTTGCCCTTGCATGAACTATTGCAGGTTGGATGCTAGCTGGTGAACAGTCTCATCCAAGTTTATCCTTTGGTTTACAACTGCAGATGCTGGCTATTGGAGTGATCCTTGTACAGTTGGGTACATGTTTGTTGCATACTGGCTGGGCCCAAGTAGATGAGATGAAGACTGAGTCTGTTCATTCCTCTAGCAAAAATTTGGATGGTTCCTCCAAGTGGAATTGCATGCAATTGAGAAGGGGCCTGCAAAAGGTTTTGAAATCAAGTTAACAGAATTAGATTGATCTAGAAGAACTTCCTTAAAAGCTGGGATTGTAAGGCAGTCATCAATGACATGCCCTATTTCTTCATAGATATTacatttttttgagattttctgAACAACTTGAACTTCTTTGGATTTATTAACATCTATGGTTTCTAACTTTCTAGAAAGTGAAGATAACCTAGCATGCAAATCATCCACCTCTTTTAACTTGTATTTGTCCCCTCCAGTGATAGTTTTTATAGGTTTAGTCCTATCATACATATATGAAGTGTCCCATGACCAAGCATTTTCAGATAAGTAGTCAAAGTACTCAAATGCCACCTTGGGTTCTTTATTAAAGAACTCTCCATTACACATTGTTTCCACAAACTACCTCATCTTGGGTTGCAAACCCTCATAAAAAAACTGATTACTCTCCAGTTTTCATACCCATGATAAGGGCATGTATTAAGCAAGTCCTTGAATCTCTCCCAACATTGATAAAAAGTCTCAGTGTCTTTTTGGgcaaaattcatgatttgtcttTTTAATGCGATAGTTCTATGCATAGGGAAGGATTTCTTTAGGAACTCAATTTGCATTTTCTGCCATGTCCCTATTGATCTAGGCCTAAGAGAATTTAGCCAAGTTTTGGCTTTGTCTTTTAATGAAAAGGGAAATAACTTGAGTCTAATCACTTATTCTTTGATGTGCAAATATGGATTCTCTGACTCCATTCCATGAAAGTGAGGTATCAAGGGAATCATACCAGGCTTAAAGTTAATTGCATTCAGGGGTTGAATAATGCATAAGGGTGAACTTGTGATGCCTAcaactcccacgtatggacacgtggaaatcgaggcgtcgggatgatgattAACACAGGTCACACATTCCATCACtatgtgccaagtgtgtatacaaGCGACACgtgtataataaaaataatgcagcggtaataaaaatcttacaactaagtaccagaattttgtttaatacaaattcGCTTAAAACACAAGCGtaccaaaatattacaagtttcaatattgtttcaaatccaaattacatgACATGAACGCAAGTTAAATAACTCCCAAAAgtaaaacaactccaaatcaataatcTGGCAGAGCCCCCTCCTCAGGCTCAGGCTTCTCCTCCTCAATCAACGATGGATCGAAGAGGACATAGAAAACAAACCCTAGTCTCAATGTCTATAAGAATGATAGATTTATGGAGGATACAAgttaaaaccaaaagaaatccCCACTTGAAACCCTACTACCCAAAGGTTTCCCTTGACCTAGGTTACAAAATTACTCTCCCATAAAgtatgaaaacaagctattcatcaaataaaaacactGATCCATAATCTCCAGAAAGGAAAAGACAAAACCCTAAAATTGGAAGCAGAATTCTCGGAGTGATTTTCAGGCCCTACCAAAAATCCCAACGTCGCCTTCTTGCACACCACTTCCTCCCTTTTATGCTCTCTTTCCTCATCCTCTCTAGTGCTCcttctaatctctctctctagattgttgctctctccaATTCCATGCCGTATTCTAAGGTGCAAGATCTGAGATGCAAAATAGCAAGGGATACGAGCTTGAGAGGattccttctctttttttttttctaagtgtCAAGTGAGTGTGTGAGGTAAGTGCCAGATAGTAGTATTTCACATGTATTTCCCATTTTGACCTTTATTGTCAACTTATTATGTAAATAAGCATATGTAACTCATTTTCAGACCAAAACCCTTAATTTATATGCTCAATCTTCATATTATTTTCACTTAATCATTTAGAATTGTGTGGGTTGCAAGGAATAATCCTGTTAGTATTTAGGCTCTTAGAATCTACAAGATTTTAGGAAAGATGTCTTATGAAATTTGAGGTATTGGATTTTGCAGATTTTATGAGCCAATTTCTTCatgtttgaattttgttttttaaaatttgatagaCTCTTTTTGTAGGCCTTACCATATGATTTTTATAAGATGTAAGGGTTAGATTTTGGAGATATCTTTGTTACTATGGTTGCGTGtactactttttgcatatgtttATATGAACTCTATATTTCgaaacttttattaaaaatccaAGTTTTTCATGATGCCACCTCATCGTTGGGTATGAAACATTTCGAATCTAAACGGGACTAATAATGAAGGAGAAGGAAATTCGAGTGCTACTAAAGTACTTTGAGTTGAGGTGCAGCAATTAATAGAGGAGCTCACACAGAACCCTCTGGGTCATAATTACAATAGGAATGAAAGAGGTTGTTCGGTAGAACAATTTAGCTGGATGCACCCTCCTTCTTTTGTTGGGAGAGGCGAGCCAACCCTCGCTGAGGATTGGGTTCAGGATATCGAGGAGATATTTCAGGTCTTAAATTGCACCAaggaacagaaggtatgccaccTTTAAGCTGACCGATGAGGTGAAACAACGGTGGATTTTAGAGAGAACAATTAGGGAAGCAGATGGGAGGGGAGTTTTTAGCTGGCCCCATTTCAAGCAAATCTTTTTTTACCTTTACTTTCCAAGATCGGTTAGAGATGCTAGGGCCAAGGAGTTTGCTAACTTGGTTCAGGGAACCATGTCAGTCCACCAGTATGTTGCTAGATTCATTGAGTTATCACACTTTGTTTCATATCTGATCCCCGATGAGGAGAGGAAGACCCGAAAGTTTGAAGAAGGGCTAGACAATAGGATATACAAGTGAGTGGGGGGCTTTCAGATTCAGAATTTTTCAGAACTAATAAATAAGGCCACAATTATTGAGCAGAGCCTTAAGTGAAGCGTTGAACTATTGGAACAAAGGAAGAGGGTTGCGCCACAGGGGTCTCAGTCTACAATGGGCCAAGGCCTATGTAAAAAGAGGAATGAAAGCAATATCGTTGGTAAAAAGTAGACATGGGGAAATCAATCGAGTAACCTCTGTAAGTTTTGTAATCATGCACACACTAGAGAGTGCAAGAGAGAGGTGGGGGCATGTTTTCAATGCGGTAAGACCGGACATCTTATCAGGGAATTCCCTTTGTTTTAGACAAACAACAAGAAGCCTAACCCACCTTTGGGTCCCCAACCAACGATTCAAGGAAACAATCAGCGTAGAATAAGAGGACCGGCTTGAGTGTTTGCACTGACATCTGAAGATGCTGAGGATGACAATGATGCAATCACAAGTACTCTACTGTTTTCCTTCTTGATAGCTATGTTTTGTGTTGAGTGGGGCCAAACCATGCTTTTATTTTAATGGATCTTTCTCTAAGTGTTATAGCTTAGAATATTGAAGTTTAGATTGAAGTGAGTGTGCGTGTTTTCCTAAGGAAGGCTTAGGCCACAGAAGAGTGCACAAGAGTGCGTAGTCCAAAATTATAAGCCTGGTAAGAATTACATGTTTAAGCATCGAAAGGAATTAGACCAATAATTCATATCCATGAGATTCTAGCTTTAGGTGTTGGGTTGGTTAGCGTGTATAGTGGAAGTGTGAAGTTTTAGAGATTTGATGGTTTGAGAGTAGACTTTGTGAGGATTTGGAGCATTTGATTGTTCTATAATTCCGaggtttaaatattattttaggaGTTCCCTTTTAGTTATAAGTGagattttagttttaaaaaaaaatggaggaatTATTAGGCTTGTAAATCCATAGTTGAGGTTCATACTTTTAGGTTTGGATTTGAGGTCGCGTGTGGATTTCAACATTGGGATTTTGGGAAAATATTTTGGTGAGAGACTTTAGGAAAGTTAAGATTTTTGAAATAGGAGGGATTCATGTATTTGACTTTACTTTTGATGCAACAAATTTTGaggacaaaattttttttaaggggaGAGGATGTAACACTCGAGTTCAATACAGGCTCGCTttcttagtatttttttttttggatttatagGTATGAAAAGCCCATTTTAGATTATGATTAAATTTTTGGAAGAgttctaagattttatttttggcagATATCGaattttgttttgggcttgccattttagttaaaatcattaaatatttttggtTTGGATGGAATCTTTGTTTGGGCCAAGGAAATTATGGAACAAGTATATCTCTTATAAGGATTAGTTGAGACCCAtaatttggagagagagagagagagagagagaagcccaAGCTCGTTAGATCTTGTATGAGACTCCACGTTCTTTCTGATGCACATCTATTTGTCATGCATGCACGCTTCAATCACGTCCGTTTTTCACGACTTGCCATTTCTCGTCTCACTTTTCCCTCCTTCTCtagggttctctctctctctctctctctctctctctctctctctctctctctctctctctctctctctctctctctctctctctatatatatatatatatattcttttgtaCATCAACCATCCCTCATGCTTGAAAAATCCCAAGCTACCGCTTCAGTTGTCTCCTTCTCCTCTCAGTTTCTCATTGTCGCGTCGCACCTCCTCCTTCACTCCGCACTGTCTAACACCTAGCCACCCCCCTTGACTCCACATTGTCCAAAATCACCCACCAATTTCGCATCACCACTAGTGCCCAGCCATCATTGCATCACGGGAAAATTGCCACACAGAGCCCCTGTTTTCTTGCACCAAAATAGAGTATATTTTTCCTCCTAGCTTCCATCCTTTTACTGCCTCCAGTCACGGCTCGATAAAGCCCAGCAGCACTGACCAACCACTCTTCCGTCAACCGTGCCACTTtggtaagtatttttttttgtttcttctgtTTCTCTCACTctccatttttctctctctcttcgttcTCACTCTCTCTGCCTTGAATGACAGTGCActccctttttttctctctcttcccatgcTCTGCCACCACCCCCAACTATGCCGCTGTCAAGAGTCACCCTAATCCACCACGTCTTCCTTCCTCGATAAACTCATGTTGCACGGCTTCTTACACGGGTGAGTCTTTGTTTCAGTCTCACCATCACTCTTTTTCTTACGAGtggagataaaagaaaaaggagcaTATCAAGAAGACAAATCAGGTATCAATTTATTTGTTGATCTCAACCAATATTGTATGATTCCATTgcatagagaagatattgaatcAGAAGTTATTGAGAGAGGCTTGTTAGAAGAATAAAAGTTAACAACAAGAGTCGAAGGATTAATTACATCAGACAACGGATTTAGAGGTACGATTAAACAAGACGTGTGGAGGGAGATGGAAATTCAATCCCTAAAAATATTCAAACGTATATAGTTAATAATGTCCCAAAACTTTAGgccaccaccaacttaaaacttATTTCCTTACTATATgtcttttgatttattttgactTAATGTAGCTTTTGAGCAATTTTgatgttttaattataatttttaaatgcaattttttattttaaatttgtcatTTATTGTATCAGTAATTACCATTCGAACAAAACGTCTTCAATTCAAACGgtaattattcattattatcATTCAAACACATTTTCTAATGTCATTCGAATAGCAACCCAAAACCAttggaatgaaaatgaaatcgtCACTTTAGTTGGAATGGATTACTAATACATTCGAACACTTTGCATGTTTTGATCATTCAAATGTATACTATtatgtttgaaaaaatttatatttattcgaATGGACAATAAAACgttcaaatagaatttttaattcaaacctTTTTCAAAGGCATTCGATCTgattattttatgtttggacACAAATTGTCCTGTTCGGACAACTAGAAAGCATTCAAACACTTGCTTCATTTGAACaggatcaaaaaaaaaatttgtcgtTGAATCCAGTAAGTATTACAAGTTCATTTGAATGAAAACTgggattatattttatactccTTCCTTTGGTAGTAATAAGTAATAATCCATTAGGTGATCATCCATCGGAGCTAGACAAAGGGATCGATCGGATCAATTGACATAGTGACATCTCGATCTTATAAGCAATACTtctcttccatatatatattaggacAAGTCGGACTTTCACATTTCATATCATGACAAGGTCATGATATCATGTTCCTATATATAAGTTGCATTAAAAGAGATAAGCTGGAAACTAGGCTCGCTCGCAAGAATCTTTATAACTAAGACATGTAAAGTCTTGGCCCCAcccatttggatagtgaaaatgtttcatctcatctcatctcatcattacaaatttttcaaattatcacacaaaatataataaacattttaactttttcaaatttcaaaaaaataataatattaaaaaataatattctaataatattttatttaacttaattttaattttcatcttaactcactatccaaacagtaCATTAATATGCAATCCGCCACCATGGTCATGGAGTACATGATTAATCCAGATCATTAATTGTAagatacaatatttattatttgtctataaattacaaaatactGTACGTTGATCCCGATTTTgcattttcaacaattttacaTGCGTGTGCATGTATGCATGATTTAGTTATGGTTGGCCTTTCACACAAACATCAGTCCTTAATAATCTTGGCTGATACATTTATATATCCAAATATCCCAAATCTTTTGtactaaaaaaattgtatttttttttagttttttttttttcctaaaaattatattcttcgTCTACATTTAGTTGTtatgacatatttttaaatatttgtcaCATCACGAAGTATGATTGATAtgatgataaaatataaaataaagaatagcaTGAAATATTACGTGCAGGCaggtgtatgtgtatatatatatatatatatatagcgcaTCAGATTAGGCATACATAACGATTAGTTGGTGACATCAtggaataataatatatattgggAATGCAAGTCAATTTTAGTGATTAGTTGAAGAAAGCAGCATTGAATTGCAAGATGATATATATTAAAGTCAGTTTGCAATCATTTCTTATTCATGGAATTTTGCCAAACTTCTCGATCGATCAGACACGGCTGGACTTCTTTTCTGCTTTCTATTCCAAACAAAAGTGGCCTGCAACAGGTATCTCACGTCTGCCTTACATGACTTGGGCttgacttgtatatatatatgtataataataCGTTCTGCTTATGTTAATGCGAAACTGCCAAAACACACTGTATAATGCCACAGCATGATTAGTCTAAGTATATAACTAAATCCTAAATCATTTAGTTATGAgataatgaagatgatgatgagatAATAATGAAGAGCTTGTCTATATCAAACCCCCAAACGCGGAAACATTAAAGAATTTACggacaaaaaaatacaaatactaataataaaatggaGGATGGACGCACAACTTCACAACTACATGGCTCGCACGTTCATAGATGACTGAGTCCCCACAACCAAGAAaacaaagcaaacaaacaaagaatgaTTTGTACGACCATTGAAAGAGAAAGAGCTCAAAGTCAAATACAACAATGGCCACGAGGATAACACTGCATGCGGTACTTCAACCTCCCCCTTATTTATACACAAAAAAATGTAGCCACTTTCCCACCAACACCCCCTTCCCAACAACATGGGCAGAAAACGCGTTAGAGTGGCGAGTTTGTCTGTCGGTCGTGTCACCGCCTGTTTCAGGATAGGCTCCCCGCCATTTCAATCCAAACCCAGGAATTTAGACTCCATTGAAGCAGCTCAGAAAACAGAGTTTTTGAGCAATAGCAGGGAAGATCCCAATGAGTTTAGCGCCGCCGGCAGCCCTGAGGATCCTGACAGGCAGGTGAAAGATCATGGGGTGCCAGCGGAGGTTGGAAACAAGATAATGGTGGTTGTGGATTCGAGCCTTGAAGCACAGGGAGCTCTTGAATGGGCACTGTCTCACACAGTTCAGGGTCACGATAGTATTACTCTCCTTCATGTATCCAAGCTCTCCAAGCAAGGTGAGATGATGCATCATCTTGTAAGTTTTCATTCATAATCTGTGAAGATatacagacacacacacacacacacacacatatatatattgaatggtTAGAGCTAAGGTACGTTGGCTTGCTGCTGCTGCATGCAGGGTCTAAGGGGAAAGGCAGCTTAATGGCTCATGAACTTCTGTACTCCATGAAAAATATGTGTCAGATGAAAAGGCCTGGGGTAAGTCCTTCTTCTGAATTGGGACATTCCAGCTTCAGTTATAGTGCCTCTAGGATTGTGTTCTAAATACGGTATAAAGTGAAGAACGTGGCCAAGAACACTGAATTTG
This Carya illinoinensis cultivar Pawnee chromosome 11, C.illinoinensisPawnee_v1, whole genome shotgun sequence DNA region includes the following protein-coding sequences:
- the LOC122282788 gene encoding uncharacterized protein LOC122282788 gives rise to the protein MGRKRVRVASLSVGRVTACFRIGSPPFQSKPRNLDSIEAAQKTEFLSNSREDPNEFSAAGSPEDPDRQVKDHGVPAEVGNKIMVVVDSSLEAQGALEWALSHTVQGHDSITLLHVSKLSKQGSKGKGSLMAHELLYSMKNMCQMKRPGVQVEVALLEGREKGPIIVEEARQQRVSLLVIGQGKQSSMLWSLMKRWAGNRNSGGVAEYCIQNASCMAIAVRRKSKKLGGYLITTKHHKNFWLLA